One genomic segment of Natrononativus amylolyticus includes these proteins:
- a CDS encoding DUF7553 family protein, with amino-acid sequence MADDQHLQQARSELEGAAETADDDVRDALRETAGAFAELAAADREADHAVLDGHLNTLRQAREQSDADTANSIDRALEHAETYREDLEQA; translated from the coding sequence ATGGCCGACGATCAGCACTTACAGCAGGCCCGGAGCGAACTCGAGGGAGCCGCCGAGACGGCCGACGACGACGTCCGCGACGCGCTCCGCGAGACCGCCGGGGCGTTCGCCGAACTCGCCGCCGCCGACCGGGAGGCCGACCACGCCGTCCTCGACGGCCACCTGAACACGCTCCGGCAGGCTCGAGAGCAGTCGGACGCCGACACCGCAAACAGCATCGACCGGGCGCTCGAGCACGCCGAGACGTATCGCGAAGACCTCGAGCAGGCCTGA
- a CDS encoding type 1 glutamine amidotransferase, which produces MESPTVLVVHNEVDAAYEYHSNELASHFPGCLECNFPAGERPDLEGIDAVVISGSTAGVYEVEDEPWIADQQELIRELVERRIPTLGVCFGHQVANAALGGRVEHVGPTHRLVAVDFDGDPLFDGVAPVVPAIHGDSVLEPGEGMETIARTEHSPHFGTRHRDAPLWTVQFHPELSSDYHNRIERDFGWTETDHSYDDVTAARVFENFTSLVRGSTDA; this is translated from the coding sequence ATGGAGTCGCCGACCGTTCTCGTCGTCCACAACGAGGTGGACGCCGCCTACGAGTACCACTCCAACGAACTCGCGAGTCACTTCCCCGGCTGTCTCGAGTGTAACTTCCCCGCGGGCGAGCGCCCCGACCTCGAGGGGATCGACGCCGTCGTGATCTCGGGAAGCACCGCCGGCGTGTACGAGGTCGAGGACGAGCCCTGGATTGCGGACCAGCAGGAGCTGATCCGCGAACTCGTCGAACGGCGGATCCCGACGTTGGGAGTCTGCTTCGGCCACCAGGTCGCAAACGCCGCGCTCGGCGGCCGGGTCGAGCACGTCGGTCCGACCCACCGGCTGGTCGCCGTCGATTTCGACGGCGACCCGCTGTTCGACGGCGTCGCGCCCGTCGTCCCGGCAATTCACGGCGACAGCGTGCTCGAACCCGGCGAGGGAATGGAGACCATCGCGCGGACCGAGCACTCGCCGCACTTCGGAACCCGCCACCGCGACGCGCCGCTGTGGACGGTCCAGTTCCACCCGGAGCTCTCGAGCGACTACCACAACCGGATCGAGCGGGACTTCGGGTGGACCGAGACGGACCACTCCTACGACGACGTGACGGCCGCCCGCGTTTTCGAGAACTTCACCTCGCTCGTTCGCGGGTCGACCGACGCGTGA
- the uvrB gene encoding excinuclease ABC subunit UvrB yields MSDTRGPLQPDRPDVEHPFEVDAPFEPAGDQPEAISQLAEGFRSGMDRQTLLGVTGSGKTNTVSWVVEEVQKPTLVIAHNKTLAAQLYEEFRNLFPNNAVEYFVSYYDYYQPEAYVEQSDTYIDKDASINDEIDRLRHSATRSLLTREDVIVVASVSAIYGLGDPRNYVDMAMRLEVGEEVGRDELLKRLVDLNYERNDVDFTNGTFRVRGDTLEIFPMYGRYAVRVELWGDEIDRMVKVDPLEGETKGEQQAVLVHPAEHYSIPETRLERAMDEIREDLDSRISYFERKGDLVAAQRIEERTTFDLEMMAETGYCSGIENYSLYLSDRESGEAPYTLLDYFPEDFLTVVDESHVTLPQVRGQYAGDKSRKDSLVDNGFRLPTAYDNRPLTFEEFEEKTDQTLYVSATPGDYEREESERIVEQIVRPTHLVDPEVSVSPASGQIDDLMDRIDGRIDRDERTLVTTLTKRMAEDLTEYLEEAGVDVEYMHDETDTLERHEIIRSLRLGEIDVLVGINLLREGLDIPEVSLVAILDADQEGFLRSETTLVQTMGRAARNVNGEVILYADDPSSAMESAIEETRRRREIQREYNAEHGYEPMTIDKEVGETSLPGSKTDTSSVSGRDLKDDDEAARYIDDLEDRMEEAASNLEFELAADIRDRIREVREEFDLAGGDEEEGIAPPAEEF; encoded by the coding sequence GTGAGCGACACTCGAGGCCCCCTTCAGCCGGACCGCCCAGACGTCGAACATCCCTTCGAGGTCGACGCGCCATTCGAGCCAGCGGGCGACCAGCCCGAGGCGATTTCCCAACTCGCCGAGGGATTTCGGTCGGGCATGGACAGACAGACGCTCCTCGGCGTGACGGGGTCGGGGAAGACCAACACCGTCTCGTGGGTCGTCGAGGAGGTCCAGAAGCCGACCCTCGTCATCGCCCACAACAAGACCCTGGCGGCGCAGCTGTACGAGGAGTTCCGGAACCTCTTTCCGAACAACGCCGTCGAGTACTTCGTCTCCTACTACGACTACTACCAGCCCGAGGCCTACGTCGAGCAGTCGGACACCTACATCGACAAAGACGCCTCGATCAACGACGAGATCGATCGCCTCCGACACAGCGCCACCCGCTCGCTGCTGACCCGCGAGGACGTCATCGTCGTCGCCTCGGTGTCGGCGATCTACGGACTGGGTGACCCGCGAAACTACGTCGACATGGCGATGCGCCTCGAGGTCGGCGAGGAGGTTGGCCGCGACGAACTGCTGAAACGGCTCGTCGACCTGAACTACGAGCGCAACGACGTCGACTTCACCAACGGCACGTTCCGCGTGCGCGGGGACACCCTCGAGATCTTCCCGATGTACGGCCGCTACGCCGTCCGCGTCGAGCTCTGGGGCGACGAGATCGACCGGATGGTGAAGGTGGACCCGCTCGAGGGCGAGACCAAGGGCGAACAGCAGGCGGTGCTCGTCCACCCCGCGGAGCACTACTCGATCCCGGAGACGCGCTTAGAGCGGGCGATGGACGAGATCCGCGAGGACCTCGACTCTCGGATCTCGTACTTCGAGCGGAAAGGTGATCTGGTGGCGGCCCAGCGCATCGAGGAGCGAACGACGTTCGACCTCGAGATGATGGCCGAGACGGGCTACTGTTCTGGCATCGAGAACTACTCGCTGTATCTCTCCGATCGCGAGTCCGGCGAGGCCCCCTACACCCTGCTCGACTACTTCCCCGAGGACTTCCTCACCGTGGTCGACGAGTCCCACGTCACCCTCCCGCAGGTCCGCGGCCAGTACGCGGGCGACAAGTCGCGCAAGGACTCGCTGGTGGACAACGGCTTCCGGCTGCCGACGGCCTACGACAACCGCCCGCTCACCTTCGAGGAGTTCGAGGAGAAGACCGACCAGACACTCTACGTGAGCGCGACGCCGGGCGACTACGAGCGCGAGGAGAGCGAGCGGATCGTCGAACAGATCGTTCGTCCGACCCACCTCGTCGACCCGGAGGTGTCGGTGTCGCCCGCCAGCGGCCAGATCGACGACCTGATGGACCGCATCGACGGCCGTATCGACCGCGACGAGCGCACGCTCGTGACGACGCTCACCAAGCGGATGGCCGAGGACCTCACGGAGTACTTAGAGGAAGCCGGCGTCGACGTCGAATACATGCACGACGAGACCGACACCTTAGAGCGCCACGAGATTATCCGCTCCCTTCGGTTAGGGGAGATCGACGTCCTCGTCGGGATCAACCTGCTCCGGGAGGGGCTGGACATCCCCGAAGTCTCGCTCGTCGCCATTCTGGACGCCGACCAGGAGGGCTTTCTTCGCTCCGAGACGACTCTGGTCCAGACGATGGGACGAGCGGCCCGCAACGTCAACGGCGAGGTGATTCTCTACGCCGACGACCCCTCGAGCGCTATGGAGTCGGCGATCGAGGAGACCCGCCGGCGCCGGGAGATCCAGCGGGAGTACAACGCAGAACACGGCTACGAGCCGATGACGATCGACAAGGAGGTCGGCGAGACGAGCCTGCCGGGGAGCAAAACGGACACCTCGAGCGTCTCCGGGCGCGATCTGAAAGACGACGACGAGGCTGCCCGGTATATCGACGACCTCGAGGACCGGATGGAGGAGGCGGCGAGCAACCTCGAGTTCGAACTCGCGGCAGACATCCGCGACCGGATCCGAGAGGTCCGCGAGGAGTTCGACCTCGCGGGCGGCGACGAGGAGGAGGGAATCGCGCCGCCGGCGGAGGAGTTCTGA
- a CDS encoding PIN domain-containing protein encodes MKVLDASFLIDYLNGVDVAAEYLLANDDEAFVFPAPAYAEVLVGEGNAPDGDVAAVVADLSWGDVYDVDEETAILAGEIADEIGPEGPFLAGADGLIAAVGRELNAPLVSADSDLTHPETRRVVDVETYRD; translated from the coding sequence ATGAAGGTCCTCGACGCGTCGTTTCTCATCGACTACCTGAACGGCGTCGACGTAGCCGCCGAGTACCTCCTCGCGAACGACGACGAGGCCTTCGTGTTTCCCGCACCGGCGTACGCCGAAGTGCTGGTCGGGGAGGGAAACGCTCCCGACGGCGACGTTGCCGCGGTGGTCGCCGATCTCTCGTGGGGAGACGTGTACGACGTCGACGAGGAGACCGCGATCCTCGCGGGAGAGATCGCCGACGAGATCGGCCCCGAGGGGCCGTTCCTGGCCGGCGCGGACGGGCTGATCGCCGCTGTCGGCAGGGAGCTGAATGCGCCGCTCGTTTCGGCGGACAGCGATCTCACTCACCCGGAGACGCGAAGAGTAGTTGACGTCGAAACGTATCGCGACTAG
- a CDS encoding antitoxin VapB family protein, with the protein MGTADEQIRVSSRVKRTLDRHRREGESYNDTLERLLADDERDLLAGFGRWSDDQAERVREAREASKRKSKERMQRLADPE; encoded by the coding sequence ATGGGAACAGCGGACGAACAGATCCGGGTCAGTAGTCGGGTGAAACGGACGCTCGACCGACACCGCCGGGAGGGAGAGAGTTACAACGACACCCTCGAGCGCCTTCTCGCCGACGATGAGCGCGACCTGCTCGCCGGGTTCGGACGCTGGTCGGACGATCAGGCGGAACGGGTTCGGGAGGCTCGAGAGGCGTCCAAACGGAAGTCGAAAGAACGGATGCAGCGGTTGGCGGATCCGGAATGA
- a CDS encoding GNAT family N-acetyltransferase, protein MEIRPATADDREAIREVARETWHDTYDIPEDVIDDTVNDWYADEELERALSTAGTAVLVAEADDEVVGFTHGVVQEDEGDVLRMYVHPDHQRQGVGTALHDRLRSALEDFNMERMRAIDLASNAGGREFYEGLGFEQTGDGEVDIGGETHREVVYTLEL, encoded by the coding sequence ATGGAGATTAGACCGGCCACGGCCGACGACCGCGAGGCGATCCGCGAGGTCGCCCGCGAGACCTGGCACGACACCTACGATATTCCCGAGGACGTTATCGACGACACCGTCAACGACTGGTACGCTGACGAGGAACTCGAGCGCGCGCTATCGACCGCCGGCACCGCCGTGCTCGTCGCCGAAGCGGACGACGAAGTCGTCGGGTTTACACACGGCGTCGTCCAGGAGGATGAGGGCGACGTCCTGCGAATGTACGTCCACCCCGACCACCAGCGCCAGGGCGTCGGGACGGCGCTGCACGACCGCCTGCGCTCGGCTCTCGAGGACTTCAACATGGAGCGCATGCGGGCGATCGACCTCGCCTCGAACGCGGGCGGCCGCGAGTTCTACGAGGGACTGGGCTTCGAACAGACGGGGGACGGGGAGGTCGATATCGGCGGCGAAACACACCGCGAGGTCGTGTACACCCTCGAGTTGTAA
- a CDS encoding CPBP family intramembrane glutamic endopeptidase, with protein sequence MGESGHAADAPPTTGGRGKIRAVGVAVGLTVLALILSGVVGVLFAVPLFVLGFDFESTAVFVTLLLGGQIGFFAAGYLYVRRYGLAVRLARPDRRDLSYAAGGTIVALVFATGASIVLEFLGLTPESVLEGFVTADPLILIWLALLSIVVVAPAEEYLFRGVIQGRLRNTFGPASAIVVASLLFGSMHFGNWTGSLATVVGWALLITGVGVVMGVLYERTNNLTVPIIAHAVYNCFLFIAGYLLL encoded by the coding sequence ATGGGAGAATCAGGGCATGCCGCGGACGCACCGCCGACGACGGGCGGACGGGGAAAGATTCGAGCCGTCGGGGTCGCCGTCGGACTCACCGTCCTGGCGCTGATTCTCTCGGGCGTTGTGGGCGTCCTCTTCGCCGTTCCACTCTTCGTGCTCGGGTTCGACTTCGAAAGTACGGCCGTCTTCGTCACTCTCCTCCTCGGGGGGCAGATCGGTTTCTTCGCCGCGGGGTATCTGTACGTCCGTCGCTACGGACTCGCCGTTCGACTCGCTCGCCCCGACCGCCGGGACCTCTCGTATGCTGCTGGTGGGACGATCGTCGCACTGGTCTTCGCGACCGGTGCGAGTATCGTGCTGGAGTTCCTCGGTCTCACCCCCGAATCCGTCCTCGAAGGGTTCGTTACGGCGGATCCGCTGATCCTCATCTGGCTCGCTCTCCTGTCGATCGTCGTCGTAGCGCCGGCCGAAGAGTACCTGTTTCGCGGCGTGATCCAGGGCCGACTCCGGAACACGTTCGGGCCAGCGAGTGCGATCGTCGTTGCGAGTTTGCTGTTCGGCTCGATGCACTTCGGGAACTGGACCGGATCGCTCGCCACCGTCGTCGGGTGGGCGTTGCTTATTACGGGCGTCGGTGTCGTCATGGGCGTCCTCTACGAGCGGACGAACAACCTCACCGTCCCCATCATCGCCCACGCGGTGTACAACTGTTTCCTCTTTATCGCCGGCTACCTCTTGCTGTAG
- a CDS encoding translation initiation factor, translated as MSDDDPLEDLLDELDAHSDLEAAAQALSIRMEKRRYGKPVTIVEGFDLPKSELKPIASSLKSALGTGGTITEGRIELQGDHRDRVPKLLRDRGFDVET; from the coding sequence GTGTCAGACGACGACCCGCTCGAGGACTTACTCGACGAACTCGACGCCCACAGCGACCTCGAGGCCGCGGCCCAGGCGCTGTCGATCCGCATGGAGAAACGCCGGTACGGGAAGCCGGTGACGATCGTCGAGGGATTCGATCTCCCCAAGTCGGAGCTTAAGCCGATCGCCTCGAGTCTCAAGAGCGCCCTCGGAACCGGCGGCACGATCACTGAGGGACGGATCGAGTTGCAGGGCGACCACCGCGACAGAGTCCCGAAACTGCTTCGCGACCGGGGGTTCGACGTCGAGACCTGA
- a CDS encoding excinuclease ABC subunit C: MNAAGVRERATSLPREPGVYQFREGSTTLYVGKAVDLRSRVRSYADPRSARIRRMVDRADGIEIAVTDTETQALLLEANLIKRHQPRYNVRLKDDKSYPMVQLTGHEAPRIEITRDPNEAATVYGPFTNKGRVETVVKALRETYGVRGCSDHKYAGRDRPCLDHEMGLCTAPCTREIDLESYREDVTAVERFFEGETGILADPLRREMEAAAQAKNFERAANLRDRLEAVESFHGEGGEAVQTTGGEHTVDVLGVAIEGDDATVARLRAEGGKLVDRERHSLEGSDAATAGGDGAASERGVPAVLAAFLVQYYAERSLPDAVLLSERLEDAEVASWLAAEGVAVRVPGAGREAKLVDLALKNARRNVGRRDECGALADALGLESARRLEGFDVSHAHGKSAVGSDVTFVDGSAEKTDYRRKKLEDRNDDYDNMRALIRWRAERAVEGRDDRSDPDLLVIDGGEGQLEAARDALAEVGWDVPAVALAKAEETVITPDRQFSWPRDAPHLHLLQRVRDEAHRFAVQYHQTIRDDVSTVLDDVPGIGPETRKRLLGRFGSVENVREASLEDLQSVSGVGEKTARTVKERL, from the coding sequence ATGAACGCAGCAGGGGTGCGCGAGCGAGCGACGTCGCTGCCGCGCGAGCCCGGCGTCTACCAGTTCCGCGAGGGCAGCACCACACTGTACGTCGGGAAGGCCGTCGACCTGCGCTCGCGGGTTCGTTCCTACGCCGACCCGCGCAGCGCCCGCATCCGGCGGATGGTCGATCGCGCCGACGGAATCGAGATCGCCGTCACCGACACCGAAACCCAGGCGCTGTTGCTCGAGGCCAACCTGATCAAGCGCCACCAGCCCCGCTACAACGTCCGGCTCAAGGACGACAAGTCCTACCCGATGGTCCAGCTGACGGGCCACGAGGCCCCCCGGATCGAGATCACCCGCGATCCGAACGAAGCGGCGACCGTCTACGGCCCCTTCACGAACAAGGGACGGGTCGAAACGGTCGTCAAGGCCCTCCGGGAGACGTACGGCGTCCGCGGCTGCTCGGACCACAAGTACGCGGGCCGGGACCGCCCCTGTCTCGACCACGAGATGGGGCTCTGTACCGCCCCCTGTACCCGCGAGATCGACCTCGAGAGCTACCGGGAGGACGTGACCGCCGTCGAGCGCTTCTTCGAGGGCGAAACCGGGATTCTCGCGGATCCGCTGCGCCGGGAGATGGAGGCCGCCGCTCAGGCGAAGAACTTCGAGCGGGCGGCGAACCTTCGAGATCGTCTCGAGGCCGTCGAGAGCTTCCACGGCGAGGGCGGCGAGGCCGTCCAGACGACGGGCGGCGAGCACACCGTCGACGTGCTCGGTGTGGCGATCGAAGGCGACGACGCCACGGTGGCCCGCCTGCGCGCCGAGGGCGGGAAACTGGTCGATCGGGAGCGACACAGCCTCGAGGGCTCCGACGCGGCGACTGCTGGCGGCGACGGGGCTGCGAGCGAGCGGGGTGTTCCGGCCGTTCTGGCCGCCTTCCTCGTCCAGTACTACGCCGAGCGGAGCCTGCCGGACGCCGTCTTGCTCTCGGAACGACTCGAGGACGCGGAGGTCGCGTCCTGGCTCGCAGCGGAGGGCGTCGCCGTCCGCGTTCCGGGTGCGGGGCGGGAGGCGAAACTGGTCGACCTCGCGCTCAAGAACGCCCGAAGAAACGTCGGTCGCCGGGACGAGTGTGGAGCCCTCGCCGACGCGCTCGGTCTCGAGTCGGCCCGACGGCTCGAGGGGTTCGACGTGAGCCATGCCCACGGCAAGTCGGCGGTGGGGAGCGACGTGACCTTCGTCGACGGGAGCGCGGAGAAGACCGACTACCGGCGCAAGAAACTCGAGGACCGAAACGACGACTACGACAACATGCGCGCGCTGATCCGCTGGCGGGCGGAGCGCGCCGTCGAGGGCCGCGACGACCGCTCCGACCCCGACCTGCTCGTGATCGACGGCGGCGAGGGCCAGCTCGAGGCCGCCCGCGACGCCCTCGCCGAGGTGGGCTGGGACGTCCCCGCCGTCGCGCTGGCGAAGGCCGAGGAGACGGTGATCACCCCGGACCGGCAGTTCTCCTGGCCGCGGGACGCCCCCCACCTCCACCTCCTCCAGCGGGTGCGCGACGAGGCCCACCGCTTCGCGGTGCAGTACCACCAGACGATCCGCGACGACGTTTCGACAGTCCTGGACGACGTGCCGGGGATCGGCCCCGAAACCAGAAAGCGCCTGCTGGGGCGGTTCGGCAGCGTCGAGAACGTGCGGGAGGCGAGTCTCGAGGATCTGCAGAGCGTGTCGGGGGTGGGCGAAAAGACGGCTCGAACCGTAAAAGAGCGATTGTAA